One region of Dehalobacter sp. 12DCB1 genomic DNA includes:
- a CDS encoding prolipoprotein diacylglyceryl transferase yields the protein MYNEIFKIGFISIHGYGLMIGIGILCALVIAGKRAKKKGLDADFVYSLGMVSLVFGFIGAKLLYCIVEINVFLNEPMRILSGSGFVLYGGIIGGILAAMIYCKLKRFSFLQYFDLTAPSVALAQGFGRIGCFLAGCCYGRETDTAIGIAFHNSPIAPNGVKLIPTQLFSSAGDFLIAVVLLVYARKGRKRGKVGALYLVLYSVGRFIIEFFRNDYRGSIAILSTSQFISLIILAIGTVMFFMGKLPWTNKE from the coding sequence ATGTATAATGAAATATTCAAAATAGGTTTCATATCAATACACGGCTATGGGCTAATGATAGGGATAGGCATCTTATGCGCCTTGGTAATAGCGGGGAAACGGGCGAAAAAAAAGGGCCTTGATGCGGATTTCGTGTATAGTTTAGGAATGGTATCCCTTGTATTCGGATTTATTGGCGCAAAATTGCTTTATTGTATAGTCGAAATAAATGTGTTTCTCAATGAGCCTATGCGCATTTTATCCGGAAGCGGTTTTGTACTATATGGGGGTATCATTGGCGGCATATTAGCGGCAATGATATATTGTAAACTCAAAAGATTTAGTTTTTTACAATACTTTGATTTGACAGCGCCATCCGTAGCACTGGCACAGGGGTTTGGACGAATTGGCTGTTTTCTTGCCGGATGCTGTTATGGACGTGAAACAGATACCGCTATTGGTATCGCATTTCACAACTCGCCTATTGCACCCAACGGCGTTAAGCTTATACCAACTCAGTTGTTTTCAAGTGCGGGGGACTTCCTGATTGCTGTCGTGTTGTTAGTATATGCACGAAAAGGCCGAAAAAGGGGGAAGGTCGGGGCTTTATACCTCGTTCTTTATAGTGTGGGAAGATTCATAATAGAATTCTTTAGAAACGATTACAGAGGCAGCATAGCAATCCTGTCAACATCTCAGTTCATATCTCTAATAATTTTGGCAATTGGCACAGTAATGTTTTTTATGGGAAAACTGCCTTGGACTAACAAAGAATGA
- a CDS encoding DUF2974 domain-containing protein — translation MKNIINYAIEENKPFINMEFGGVDSLILSKLAYLNFDGFASGLSDAATPMSIKEIADMDNTDALFHNTWDSKNNQRLFFALAGSSRFRDMKVIFYVNKTDPETEKQFSAVTFLLDDGSAYIAYRGTDSSFVGWKEDFNMAFISPVPSQEEGVSYLNAVADRISYPLKIGGHSKGGNIAVYSSIKCHPTAQERITQIFSHDGPGFRDEVFLSNEYGVIQDRIHKTLPQSSVIGMLLQHQENYSVVKSNRVWLMQHDPFSWLVDGNDFQYVQSMKKSALYMNGTLNQWVNSFDDEKRELFVNTLFQIIQATNATTFYDLTGDWPRKAAAVLDAIKDIDVETKAFVFQTIKALFVLAVKNIREIRSENLQ, via the coding sequence ATGAAAAACATCATCAATTATGCAATAGAAGAAAACAAACCTTTTATAAACATGGAATTTGGCGGGGTTGACAGCCTGATTTTATCCAAACTGGCCTATCTGAATTTTGACGGTTTCGCTTCCGGCCTGTCCGATGCTGCGACGCCGATGAGCATAAAAGAAATAGCGGATATGGATAACACAGACGCGCTGTTTCATAATACATGGGACAGTAAAAACAACCAGCGCCTGTTCTTTGCGCTTGCGGGCAGTTCAAGGTTTCGTGACATGAAAGTGATTTTCTATGTCAATAAAACAGATCCCGAGACTGAAAAGCAGTTTTCAGCCGTTACGTTTTTGCTGGATGACGGTTCGGCTTATATCGCTTATCGCGGAACCGATTCATCCTTTGTCGGATGGAAAGAGGACTTTAATATGGCCTTTATCAGCCCCGTTCCGTCGCAGGAAGAAGGGGTTTCCTATCTGAATGCCGTCGCGGACAGAATTTCATACCCCTTAAAAATTGGTGGACACTCAAAAGGAGGAAATATCGCGGTCTATTCCTCCATAAAATGCCACCCAACCGCACAGGAAAGGATCACGCAGATTTTTAGTCATGACGGGCCTGGATTCAGGGATGAGGTTTTTCTGAGCAATGAATATGGGGTTATACAAGATCGAATTCATAAGACCCTGCCGCAGTCATCCGTCATCGGGATGCTTTTGCAACATCAGGAAAATTATTCCGTAGTAAAAAGCAACCGCGTCTGGCTCATGCAGCACGATCCTTTTTCGTGGCTTGTTGACGGCAATGATTTTCAATACGTGCAGTCGATGAAAAAAAGTGCGCTCTATATGAACGGGACGTTGAACCAATGGGTCAACTCCTTTGACGACGAGAAACGGGAGCTGTTTGTGAATACCCTTTTTCAGATTATCCAGGCAACAAACGCTACCACATTTTATGACCTGACAGGAGATTGGCCCCGAAAAGCCGCTGCCGTGCTGGATGCGATTAAAGATATCGATGTTGAGACGAAAGCGTTTGTTTTTCAAACCATAAAGGCGCTGTTTGTTTTGGCTGTAAAAAATATACGGGAGATAAGATCGGAGAATTTGCAATAA
- the dhaS gene encoding dihydroxyacetone kinase transcriptional activator DhaS: MSDSNITKLALANSLKGLMAKKAFSKICVSDIVNDCGLTRQAFYYHFKDKYDLMNWIYYTETARFMSSYDTVEHWTDGLKDLCNYMRQNKTFYMKALNTTGQNSFQEYLHNYIRDISVAVIENIKGTEFEEEKWGFIAEFISTAFVGMIVRWANNGMKEEPTEFIAQIRSLFDGSILYELESQSEKTSAENPIK; the protein is encoded by the coding sequence ATGTCGGATTCAAACATTACAAAGCTGGCCCTTGCCAATTCCTTAAAGGGACTGATGGCTAAGAAAGCCTTCAGCAAGATCTGCGTGAGCGATATTGTAAATGATTGTGGGCTGACAAGGCAAGCCTTCTATTATCATTTTAAGGATAAATACGACCTCATGAACTGGATTTATTATACGGAGACCGCCCGTTTTATGAGCTCTTACGATACGGTCGAGCATTGGACGGACGGTCTGAAGGATTTGTGCAATTATATGCGGCAAAACAAGACGTTCTATATGAAAGCGCTTAACACAACCGGACAAAACTCCTTTCAGGAATATCTGCATAATTACATCCGCGATATTTCGGTTGCCGTCATAGAGAACATCAAAGGCACGGAATTTGAAGAGGAAAAATGGGGATTTATCGCTGAATTTATTTCCACCGCTTTTGTCGGCATGATTGTGCGATGGGCCAATAATGGTATGAAAGAGGAGCCAACGGAATTTATTGCGCAGATACGATCTCTATTTGACGGAAGCATTCTTTATGAGCTGGAAAGCCAAAGCGAAAAGACCTCCGCGGAAAATCCGATAAAATAG
- the dxs gene encoding 1-deoxy-D-xylulose-5-phosphate synthase, with protein sequence MDNLLEQISDPGDIQGLKSDQLIQLADESRAYLIETLSGTGGHLASNLGVVELTIALHYVFSSPKDKIIWDVGHQSYTHKLITGRRERFNTLRTLGGISGFPKTQESEHDVFNTGHSSTSISAALGFAKARDLKKENYSVISVIGDGALTGGMSFEALNDAGRSLNNLIVVLNDNEFSISKNVGGLSRHLSQIRSEPAYFKMKEVLEKAFSRIPGIGTSLVEGLDRIKSSVKYLIMQRTLFEDLGFRYFGPIDGHDINELIRIFSKARFIKGPILIHVHTKKGKGYKPAEENPDAFHCVSSFEIQTGKIHNHKDDNFSDVFGKEILRLAEEKNELIAITAAMRDGTGLVEFSKKYPKRFFDVGIAEQHAVTFAAGMAKGGLIPVFSVYSSFLQRAYDQIIHDVAMQNLHVVLAIDRAGVTGEDGETHQGIYDLSFLTHIPNMSILSPCDYAELKEMLRYAVLEHNGPIAIRYPKGNGAALLAQMREPVRFHKGIKLCTGNDISIIAAGKMVEVSLQIAAELKGRGIYADVINARFVKPLDEELIIDSVMRTKKAVTIEDHSIVSGLGSGVLQMLNRHGLKPDIKLFGFPDQFIGQGKQDELFKLYQLDPDSLIREITAFLGKNK encoded by the coding sequence GTGGATAATCTCTTGGAGCAGATCTCCGATCCGGGCGATATACAAGGGTTGAAGTCGGATCAATTAATACAACTGGCGGACGAGAGCAGAGCGTATCTGATAGAAACCCTTTCAGGGACAGGTGGTCACCTGGCTTCCAATTTGGGCGTGGTAGAACTCACGATTGCGCTTCATTATGTTTTCAGTTCCCCAAAGGATAAAATCATATGGGATGTCGGGCATCAGTCCTATACACATAAATTGATTACGGGAAGAAGAGAGCGGTTTAATACGCTCAGAACGCTGGGCGGTATCTCCGGCTTCCCGAAAACACAGGAAAGTGAACATGATGTTTTCAATACGGGGCATAGCAGCACTTCAATATCCGCCGCTCTTGGATTCGCAAAAGCAAGGGATCTGAAAAAAGAGAATTACTCGGTAATCTCCGTAATCGGTGATGGGGCGCTCACAGGAGGGATGTCTTTCGAGGCGCTCAACGACGCCGGAAGATCGCTCAATAATCTGATTGTGGTCTTAAACGACAATGAATTTTCCATAAGCAAAAATGTAGGAGGTCTTTCAAGACATTTATCGCAAATAAGATCGGAGCCTGCCTATTTTAAGATGAAGGAAGTTTTGGAAAAGGCTTTTTCCAGGATACCCGGTATTGGCACGAGCCTTGTCGAAGGATTGGACAGAATCAAGAGTTCGGTTAAATACCTAATTATGCAGCGAACATTGTTTGAAGATCTTGGCTTCCGATATTTCGGCCCCATAGACGGCCATGATATTAACGAACTTATCCGTATATTTTCAAAAGCCAGATTCATAAAAGGGCCGATATTGATACACGTTCATACGAAAAAAGGAAAAGGATATAAACCTGCGGAGGAAAATCCCGACGCCTTTCACTGCGTATCCTCTTTTGAAATCCAAACAGGTAAAATTCATAATCATAAAGACGACAATTTTTCGGATGTTTTCGGAAAAGAAATATTAAGGCTTGCCGAAGAAAAAAACGAGCTTATAGCGATTACCGCCGCCATGCGGGACGGCACGGGACTTGTGGAATTTTCTAAAAAGTATCCGAAAAGATTTTTTGATGTGGGGATTGCCGAGCAGCATGCCGTGACCTTTGCCGCGGGTATGGCCAAAGGCGGGCTGATCCCTGTTTTTTCGGTATATTCTTCGTTTTTGCAGCGGGCGTATGATCAGATCATCCATGATGTCGCCATGCAAAATTTGCATGTGGTGCTGGCAATAGACAGGGCGGGTGTTACCGGCGAGGACGGAGAAACGCATCAGGGTATCTATGACCTGTCTTTTCTCACGCATATTCCCAATATGTCTATCCTTTCTCCCTGCGATTATGCGGAACTAAAAGAGATGCTCAGATACGCCGTTCTGGAGCATAACGGCCCCATCGCCATCAGATACCCCAAAGGAAACGGCGCGGCGCTATTGGCGCAAATGCGGGAGCCCGTCCGCTTCCATAAAGGGATCAAGCTTTGTACAGGGAACGACATTTCCATTATTGCGGCGGGGAAAATGGTGGAAGTTTCTCTTCAAATTGCAGCGGAGTTGAAAGGCAGAGGTATTTACGCTGATGTAATCAACGCGCGGTTTGTAAAACCTCTGGACGAGGAGTTGATTATCGACTCCGTCATGAGGACAAAAAAGGCGGTAACGATAGAGGATCACAGCATCGTTTCGGGCCTCGGAAGCGGTGTTCTGCAAATGCTGAACCGGCATGGACTTAAGCCCGACATAAAGCTGTTTGGTTTTCCGGATCAGTTTATCGGGCAGGGCAAACAGGATGAGCTGTTTAAGCTGTATCAGCTCGATCCGGATTCCTTGATCCGGGAAATCACAGCGTTTTTAGGAAAAAACAAGTAG
- a CDS encoding YidC/Oxa1 family membrane protein insertase, with protein MFDIIAGPMGAVLKFIYDHIAFQNYGIAIILFTVVIKSLMLPLTIKQVQSTSKMGVLQPQMQEIQKKYKDDKEKQSAELMKLYQENKVSPAGGCLPLLIQMPVLFSLYYVISQPLKYMAGISAEAIGQLYEMVPQGADKLANMKDLSIIAYFSGHTELLEKVAHLLKPADLFNMDFLGINLGAIPAWNPSVYINPGVGIHSFLLLLIPVLSALTSYISAKYSMQATPQTSGDQMQSSMQKNMLLMSPVMSGFISFTVPAGLGLYWIIGNVYQIAQQMFMNRFVIKKPPNSSAANKAVKERTIEGG; from the coding sequence ATGTTTGATATTATCGCGGGCCCTATGGGAGCCGTCTTAAAATTTATTTATGATCACATTGCGTTCCAAAATTATGGGATTGCGATCATACTTTTTACTGTCGTAATAAAATCCCTGATGCTTCCCCTGACCATAAAGCAGGTTCAATCGACCTCAAAAATGGGCGTGCTTCAGCCGCAGATGCAGGAAATTCAAAAGAAGTATAAAGACGACAAGGAAAAGCAAAGTGCGGAACTGATGAAACTATATCAGGAGAATAAGGTGAGCCCTGCCGGGGGCTGCCTTCCCCTGCTGATACAGATGCCGGTTTTGTTTTCGCTGTATTATGTGATCTCGCAGCCGCTGAAATACATGGCCGGAATATCCGCGGAGGCAATAGGACAGCTATATGAAATGGTACCGCAGGGGGCCGACAAGCTTGCGAATATGAAAGACCTGAGTATCATCGCTTATTTCAGCGGACATACGGAGCTGCTGGAGAAGGTCGCCCATCTGCTGAAACCGGCAGATTTGTTCAACATGGATTTCCTGGGGATCAATCTCGGAGCGATACCCGCCTGGAATCCCAGCGTTTATATAAATCCCGGCGTGGGCATACATAGTTTCCTTCTGCTTCTGATACCTGTATTGTCGGCTCTCACATCCTATATATCCGCAAAATACTCCATGCAGGCGACGCCTCAGACAAGCGGCGATCAGATGCAGTCATCCATGCAAAAAAATATGCTCCTGATGTCCCCCGTCATGAGCGGTTTTATATCTTTTACCGTACCTGCCGGATTGGGCCTCTACTGGATTATCGGGAACGTCTATCAGATCGCGCAGCAAATGTTTATGAACAGATTTGTAATAAAAAAGCCGCCGAATTCAAGCGCAGCAAATAAAGCAGTGAAGGAAAGGACAATCGAGGGTGGATAA